A single genomic interval of Mangifera indica cultivar Alphonso chromosome 5, CATAS_Mindica_2.1, whole genome shotgun sequence harbors:
- the LOC123215790 gene encoding squamosa promoter-binding-like protein 13A, with the protein MDWNLKATSWDFTEFEQQAIPNVDVVGGSSSFGGSGSKGKFSVDLKLGQVDSGDNSSSKWKEPVVSKMESSPSGSTKRARAATNGSQTVSCLVDGCSSDLSNCRDYHRRHKVCELHSKTPQVMICGQKQRFCQQCSRFHSLEEFDEGKRSCRKRLDGHNRRRRKPQPDPLSRSGRYSTSYLGTQLMPLPGHIYPSTTVVNPPWAGVVNAEGDGMHYNQHQHLQLHDKQNLFLGSSSGGYKGGKQFTFLQQGEQTSQEAPLCQPLLRNTALSERSGGSHNLFRDRFTTQDSDCALSLLSAPHTQSSGISLSQMVEPLGQSLGPSLHNHSLEPMESVLVSNGRNGNVDCPGMFHMGSDGSSADEAPQTIPFQWE; encoded by the exons ATGGACTGGAACTTGAAAGCAACTTCTTGGGATTTTACTGAATTTGAGCAACAAGCTATTCCCAATGTAGATGTGGTTGGTGGGTCAAGTAGCTTTGGAGGAAGTGGGAGTAAAGGGAAATTTTCGGTTGATTTGAAGCTTGGGCAGGTTGATTCTGGCGATAATTCATCGAGTAAGTGGAAAGAACCTGTAGTCTCAAAAATGGAGTCTTCACCTTCAGGGTCAACCAAGAGGGCCAGAGCAGCTACTAATGGAAGTCAAACAGTCTCATGTCTTGTTGACGGATGCAGCTCAGACCTCAGTAATTGTAGAGACTACCACAGGCGCCACAAGGTGTGTGAGCTGCACTCGAAGACTCCACAAGTTATGATTTGTGGCCAGAAGCAACGCTTCTGTCAGCAATGCAGCAG atTTCATTCCCTGGAGGAATTTGATGAAGGAAAGAGAAGCTGCAGGAAACGTCTTGATGGGCACAACCGGAGAAGGCGGAAGCCTCAGCCAGATCCCCTGTCACGGTCTGGGAGGTACTCGACCAGTTACCTAG GTACCCAATTGATGCCATTACCTGGTCATATATATCCGTCCACAACTGTTGTGAATCCCCCATGGGCAGGAGTTGTGAATGCTGAGGGAGATGGTATGCACTATAACCAGCACCAACATCTACAATTGCATGACAAACAGAATCTATTTCTGGGATCCTCTTCAGGCGGCTACAAAGGAGGGAAGCAATTCACATTCTTGCAGCAAGGCGAGCAGACATCTCAGGAAGCACCTCTGTGTCAACCTCTTCTCAGGAATACTGCCTTATCAGAAAGAAGTGGGGGTAGCCATAACTTGTTCCGAGACAGGTTTACCACTCAAGACTCGGATTGTGCTCTCTCTCTTCTGTCAGCACCACATACACAGTCATCTGGGATTAGTTTGAGTCAAATGGTGGAACCTCTGGGGCAGTCTTTAGGCCCTAGCCTTCATAATCACAGCTTGGAGCCCATGGAATCAGTTCTAGTGTCTAATGGCAGAAACGGTAATGTTGATTGCCCAGGAATGTTTCACATGGGATCAGATGGGTCCTCAGCTGATGAAGCTCCTCAAACAATTCCCTTTCAATGGGAGTAG